Part of the Vibrio sp. SCSIO 43137 genome, CCCTTTCAATACCAGCCCTCTCTTTGCCCTGCAAAAACTCGTAATAAGCAGCCAGAGAACGGCTAATCTCTGCCACTTCTGAGATTGAAACGGCCAGACCTGGAACAGATAACAACTTTCCGTTCAGCGTTGTATAGTAACTCAGTGCTTTTCCTAGTGGCGTACTCAGAGAGGTAATTCCGCTGCGCATCTCAGCTATCTGAGCTATCATGCTGTTTGCATCCTCAACCACACGCCAAAGCTGGCTATGTTGTTGTAGCTCTGATGAATGTTCAGCCAGATACGCTTTTAAATCCTTAAGCCGCTTATCCGTTTCTTTACGCTGCCGGGGCAACTTATCGGCAAAATTGTTACCTTTTGAGCCAATATAGCCCGCTGACATTCCTCTCTCTTTTTGCAGCTCATGCACCAGACGGCTGTTATAAGCAGAGAGTTCGACAAAGTTGTAAATTGTCGTTGCAGAATCTTTTACCTTGAGGCTGCCGGTGATTTGAACTCCGGCGAAATAACACAAAGCAACCAATATTGGTATCACCACCAACATCAGTTTTTGCCTTACATTTAATTGCATGTTAGGTCCTATACAAACAAAAATAATGCTTCCACGCCTTATTGACGTTGAATTCCCGATCCCTGTACTACAAGTTTAATATATGGTGCATAAATTGCCTGTTATTCAGACAATTAAGCCACAAAAGACAAAAAACCTTTAGAAATCAAAAAAAATCTCTATATAATCAGATTCTCAATGGGTCCCCTTGGCACAGCTGGATAGCGCGACTCCCTCCTAAGGAGTAGGTCACAGGTTCGAATCCTGTAGGGGACGCCATTTACCCTTTCATCTTTGCCGCTTGTATTCAGGGCCTGTATTCTTATTTATTTAGCTCATTTATTTCCAGATACACCATTCACAACTCTTTTAATTTACCCCTTATTAGGTATCTCTTTTATATAAAAAATAGCGCCAAACCTGATATATCAGCACCTAATAACTTTTCTATAAGTTATTTTTCAGAAACTCTCTGTTTATTACCGATAGCTCAAATTAAAAAAATGCCTTGATTTCTTCAATTTTCCGCGAGAATGTCATAGGCTTTATATTAATAGAAGTGTCATTTAGATAGCTAAGCGATGAGTAAAAGCAACCTAACGACAAACACCGGTCACCGATTTATATCCAAAGGTAAAACCGCCTTTAAAATTCATATCCATACGCCCGATGATAAGATTTTGCATCGTTCGGTGGGCTTTATTCGCCTTGGTGAAGAGAAAGCGCTGAAAAAAACCATCGAGCTAAGGAATGAACTGGGCAAAGAGATGTGGGGGAAGTTTTGGAACCGCTTACTGAAAGACCCTTATCTTATGACACGACTGCCACATGATCTGGAACCTAAAATCGTTTACAAGTCGAGAGACCCTGCCACCAGCGAAGGCTACTATATCGCCAAGTGGCGTGAATATATTGGTGAAGGAGAGTTTAAATACCGCAGTAAAGTTTGCTCAATTGATAAACACGGAAAGCTGGCCGCTTACTCCATCGCAAAGCGGGCTCTGCTGGAAGCTCATAAAGACGTGATTGACCTGTTAATGTTTATGGGACGGCTAAACAGTATCGACCTGAAATAGAGCTTTTGAAAAACAAAATCCCGCCATCTGGCGTAATGCTGATCAGTTAAGAAATTTAATAGATCAGTTGAACGATCCTTAAAAGGCTTCAAAATCCGGTATCAAGTAATTGATGCCGGATTTTTTATGTCTATTCAGTCCCTCCTTGATACAACTATTTCCTCTGTAAAAGAGCTCACTTCATTAGACAAGTTGAACTCACTACTCTCTCCTGAGTTGCTTGCACAAGCATTTGAAAAAGCGGGGGTTGCAACTGTACGCAAACGTCGCTTGCCATTGGAGGCTGTGGTTTGGTCAGTTGTAGGAATGGGTTTATTCCGACAAGAATCCGTCTGGGATATAGCCAGTAAACTTGATGTATCTTTGCCTGGAAAACGTCATTTAGTTGCACCAAGCGCATTAGTTCAAGCCCGGCAGAGGCTAGGTGTGGAAGCCATGCAGGAAACATTTCAGGCTCTGGCTGCTCATCACTTTAATAAGCAAAAGTTTGAAGTGTGGCATGGACTTAACCTGCTTGCAGTGGACGGTGTCGTTTTTCGTACCCATGACAATGCCGAAAACCGGGACTTCTTCGGCTCCGATAGCAATAAACAAGGGGAAAACAGTTACCCTCAGGTGCGCATGTGCTGCTTGATGGAGCTATCAAGTCATCTGCTTTTGGACAGTGCCTTCGATGCCAGAAAGATTGGCGAAATGACTCTTGCCGAAAGGCTGATTGAACACGCACCTGATTACTCACTAACCCTATTTGACAGAGGTTACTATTCACTTGGCCTGTTAAATAGCTGGTCTCAGGCGGGAACAGAAAGGCACTGGATGATACCGGCTAAAAAGGACCTTGTTTACACTGAAGTGCATAAACTCGGAAAAAGAGACAGGCTGGTATCAATCAAAACATCTCCTCAGGCACGAAAAAAGTTCTCTGACTTAAATGAAGAATTAATCGTAAGATTAACAAGTTATACCATTGATGGTCAGGAGTATCGTGTTTTAAGCTCGCTGACAGATCCGCTGAAATATCAATATAACGAGCTGGTAGAGCTTTACCAACAGCGTTGGGAAATTGAGCTTGGCTATCGAGAAATAAAACAAACCCTTTTATTGTCTGCCCACACACTAAGAAGTCGAAAGCCAGACATGGTTCGGCAAGAGCTATGGGGAGTACTTGTTGCCTACAATTTGGTTCGTATAGCGATGATCGAAGCTGCTTCAGGCATGGATGATGTTAATCCAAATAGGTTAAGTTTCTCTCACTGCGCGAGACATGTAATGGTTTATCTAACTACTATACCGATCAGTAGTCCGGGTAACCTTCCGAAGCACTATGCTACGCTTCTGGAAACGTTAAGAATGTTTGAATTGCCAGACAAGGTACCAGATAGAAAGTATCCTCGAGTGATGAGGAAAAAACCTAAAAAGTACCCTTACAAAAAATGCCAGTCAGCTTAACTGACTGGCATTACGCCATCTGGCGGGATTTTCTATTCAGACCTGAAACTATTATGCGTTAGCTTCACGTTCAGCGATAAATGCCAAAGCCATCTTGATTCGGCCTGTCACTCTCTCTTTGCCGATTAACTGCATCACAGCATCAACAGAGGGAGACTGACCACCACCGGTTACTGCAACACGAAGTGGCATACCGATTTTACCCATACCGATTTCAAGCTCTTCACAAACCTGAGCAATCACAGCGTGCAGGTTTTCTGTTGTCCACTCTTCCAGAGCTTCAACTTTTGACAACGCCAGCTCAAGAGGCTCTTTAGCAACACCGCGCAGATGTTTCTTTGCTGCTGCCGCATCAAAGGCATCAAAGTCCTGATAGAAATAGCGCGACTGCTGGGCAAGCTCAACAAGAGTATTACAACGCTCACCAACCAGGGCAATAACAGACTCAATTGCCGGGCCGTTTGCCTTATCAATACCCTGATTATCCAGATGCCACTGCAGGTGCTCTGCAACATAAGCAGGATCAGATGTCTTGATATAGTGGTTGTTCAGCCACAAAAGCTTATCGGTATTAAACGCAGAAGCAGACTTACTGATGGCGCTTAAGCTAAACAGATCAATCATCTCCTGCTGAGAGAAGATCTCCTGATCACCATGAGACCAGCCCAGACGAACCAGATAGTTGTTCAGTGCGTTCGGCAGATAACCTTCATCACGATACTGCATCACAGAGACTGCACCGTGGCGTTTAGACAGCTTAGCACCGTCATCACCCAGAATCATTGCACAGTGAGCAAAAGTAGGTACAGGGGCACCCAGAGCTTCATAGATGTTGATCTGACGAGGCGTATTATTGATATGGTCTTCACCACGAACTACATGAGTGATACCCATATCCCAGTCATCAACCACTACACAGAAGTTGTAGGTAGGAGAACCATCGGTACGACGAATAATCAAATCATCCAGTTGGTCATTACCAATCTCAATACGGCCACGGATCTGATCTTCAAAAACAACGCTGCCACTAACAGGGTTACGGAAACGGATAACACACGGGTCGCCCTCATTTGCTGCCTGATTTACGGCAACAATCTTAGGGTGGTTAGCATCGTAACGCGGCATCTCTTTATTCGCTTCCTGCTCCGCGCGGATTTCGTCCAGCAGCTCTTTAGAGGCATAGCATTTGTAAGCTTTATCTTCCGCTAACAGCTTATCCACCATTTCGTTATAACGATCAAAGCGTTTTGTCTGGTAGTAAGGCCCTTCGTCCCACTCTAATCCCATCCAACTCATACCTTCCAGAATGGCATCAACGGCTTCCTGAGTTGAACGTTCCAAATCTGTATCTTCAATTCTCAGAACAAATTCACCGCCCTGATTTTTAGCATATAGCCATGAATAAAGTGCTGTACGCGCACCACCAACGTGAAGATAGCCTGTCGGGCTAGGAGCAAAACGAGTTTTTACCGTCATGTAAATTACCTTAGTGATAAAAAGGTGCAGCGTTAGCCGCGGATAAGGACAAAAAAGTGGCGGTATTCTAGCATTGTGTGGTTGTTTTTCTCAATCCGGAATTATTAACCCCTTGACCTTACCCAAGGGGTAGGGTTTATCTTTTTGTAAAACGTTAGCTGTCAGAGAATTATTATGAAAACTTATACTATTGCTCTCTCCGGGTTAGGCTGTGGCAAGTGCATCAAAAAACTGTCTGATCTGTTCGGGCAGGAAGCTGACTCTCAAATCGAATCTATCACTAAAGAGCAGTTAGTTTTAACCACGTCACTCCCCCTATCAGGCGTGATTCAGAAAATTGAACAGCTGGGCTACGGCGCAGGTAATCACTTTACTCTGGCTTTATCCGGCCTGAACTGTGGCCGATGTGTTAACAAGGTAAAACAGCACCTATCCGGCCTGTATCAGGTCGCTGAGTTTGAAATAAGTAAGACAGAACTTAGCCTTAAAACAACACTCGACGTAGATGAAGTCATAGCCGAGATTCAGTCACTCGGCTATCAGGCCGCAACTGAAAAACAGCTTTTAAACTATCCTGGCTCTGACCAGAGCAGTCCCTCCTCATCCGAGCCTTTTGAAAATATACAAGTTCACAACTCTACAGAACATTCAAATGTCATCAACCTTGTACTTAAGGGGATGACTTGTGCCAGTTGTGTTGCCTCGGTAGAAAAAGCTTGTCTGGCCGTTGAGGGAGTTTCAAAAGCTCAGATAAACCTTGCCGAACAGAGTGCCACTGTCTGGCTGGCGGAAAATGCTGACGACTCTGCTGTGTTATCTCAGCTAATCAGTTCGGTCGGACAAGCCGGCTATGGTGCGTCTGCAATACAAAATCAACAGCAGCAACAACAAGAGCTTCAGCAGGCAAATATCAACCAACAAAACCACTATAAACGCAGTGCCATTCAGGCATTGGTAATCGGTGCGCCTATGATGTTATGGGGGATGCTGGGCGGCAGTATGATGATTACCTCTCCTGCCGATCAAATCGGTTGGGGGGCTGTTGCCCTGATCTGCTTTGCCTTACTGGCAACGGCCGGACGCTCCTTCTTTGTTAATGCATTCCAGTCGCTGAAACATAAAAGAGCCACAATGGATACATTGGTAGCTTTGGGTACCGGAGCCGCTTGGTTTTATTCAACTCTGGTGGTGTTATTGCCTGAATGGTTTCCGCCAGCTTCCCGCCATGTCTATTTTGAAGCGAGCGCCATGATTATCGGCCTTATCTCATTAGGACATTATATTGAGGCGAAAGCTAAGTTTAAAACCACTCAATCTCTGCAGTCTCTGATCGGATTGCAGGCTAAAGTGGCAACCGTAGTTACCGCAGAAGGCGAAAAAGAGCTACCCATAGAGCAGATTCAGACGGGCATGCAGATCAGAGTAAAACCGGGAGGTAAAGTAGCTATTGACGGTACCGTAGTTAAGGGTGAAAGCTATATCGATGAAGCTATGCTGACCGGTGAGCCGGTCCCAAAACTTAAAACCATTGGCGATAAAGTATCGGCAGGTACCATCAACAGTGACGGAAGCCTGCTTATTGAAGCTACCGGTGTCGGCAGCCAGACTATGCTGGCAAGAATTATTTCCATGGTAAGGCAGGCTCAGAGCAGTAAACCGCCTATCGCAAAACTGGCCGATTCAATTTCAGCCGTATTTGTTCCCGTAGTGGTCGCTATTGCAATAGTGACAGCAGTAACATGGTGGTTGCTAGGTCCGGAGCCTCAGGCTAGCTATATGCTGGTAGTCTCTACCACGGTATTAATTATTGCCTGCCCTTGTGCTCTGGGGCTGGCGACTCCCCTATCAATCACAGTTGGTGTGGGTAAAGCGGCTGAGGCAGGTATTCTTATCCGTGATGCAGAAGTACTGCAGACAGCAAGCAAAATCGATACTGTAGTATTTGATAAAACCGGTACCCTGACAGAAGGGAAACCTTCCGTTCAGCAAATTACCCTGCTAAGTAACTGGCAGGAGAAAGAGCTGCTGGAACTGGTATACGCCCTTGAGTCCCACTCTCAACACCCTCTGGCTGCCGCCGTTTGTGACTATGCAAAACAGCTGGGAACGACTCTGGCTGAGGCAGACAACGTTGCCACACAACGTGGTAAAGGCATCACAGGCAGAGTTCAAAACAGAGAGGTTGCCATAGGATCCGTTGATTTTATTACCTCTCTTTGCCCCTTTAATGAAACAGATACCATTGCCTCTTTTACCGATAAAGCGTGGACGCCTGTCGTAGTTAGTATTGACGGTGTTGCTGCTGCGGTTATTGCTATTTCCGATACCATCAAGGCGGAATCTGAACAGGCTGTCAGACAGCTTAATGAACGGGGAATAGAAGTGATACTTCTCTCCGGTGACAACAAACAAGTGGCCGGAAAAATTGCTGCCCAGCTTGGCATTCAGCATGTTATCGCAGAAGTATTGCCGGATCAGAAAGCGGTTCATATTCAGCAACTGCAAAAGCAGAACAAAAAGGTAGCTATGGTCGGAGACGGAATCAACGATGCGCCGGCACTGGCACAAGCCGATATAGGTATTGCTATGGGGAGTGGTTCGGATGTGGCAATAGAAAATGCTCAAATGACTCTGCTTAACTCATCGCCTTTTGCCATAATTAATGCCATTGATCTCTCCAGAGCGACACTAAAAAATATGAAGCAAAACCTGTTTGGCGCATTTATCTACAACTCATTGGGTATTCCCGTAGCTGCAGGCGTTCTCTATCCGTTTACCGGCTTTTTACTAAGTCCGGTTATTGCCGGAGCGGCCATGGCTCTGTCATCCATTACAGTAGTTACCAACGCCAACCGGTTGAGGTTGTTTAAACTCAACTAACTTTCGCCCGCTCCGTAAGAGTATGGTATGTTTCTTTTCGCATACCATACTTTTCGGTCAGGATATGAAAAACAAAATACAGCTCGCATTACTCTCTGTTTTAATTCTGTTTACCAACCCGGCAATATCAGAACCTCTTCACTGGCAGGCAAGCAAAGACGGGCGTACATTTATGATTCTGGGTTCCATTCATCTTGGTACTCCTGATATGTACCCTTTACCAGAGCGGGTTGTTGACTTTCTGAAGTCCGGCGATGGTCTGGTCACTGAAATCGATCTCAACGCCTCCGGCCAGCAAACTATTACCGCAGATAAACAACCATTAACACGCGAAATACTTAGTGATGCTCAGCTAGCCACTTTAAGTAAAATTAACCGGACGCTCGGATACCCTGACGAGGCATTTTTCGATCTCCCGGCATGGCAAACCGCCCTGACTCTTCAGGTAGGGCAACTTACCTCGCTCGGTTATAAAACCGATTTAGGTATAGATAACTACTTCACCGTTCAGGCAGCGAAAAATAACATTCCCGTATTCGGACTCGAGAGCGTCGGTTATCAACTCGGCTTGTTTACCGATGATGTCAGAATCAGTAAGTGGTTATTGACCAATACCGTAGATTACTGGCAGGAAAATCAACAAATAAGCCGCTGTCTGGCCGACAGCTGGAAATCAGGAAATGCCGCTCATCTGGCATCATTGGCACAAGAGAGCAAAATAAACGACTTTATCAGCGAACGCTTTATCTATAAAAGAAACAGAGACTGGGCAGACAAACTGAGCAACCGTCAGTTTTTAAAAGACGGCCGTTATCTGGTGGTAGTGGGTGCCCTGCATCTGGTTGGGGAGCAAAACCTGATTCAGCTTTTGAGGCAGAAGGGCTACCAGATAGAGCTGTTGTCCAGGCCGGAAGCCGTTTCTTGTCACTAATGTCAGAGCTTACCGATCTTATTACATAGCTGCTCAGCTAACTGATGAGTAGCTATATTGCGGTTGATGACCTCGCTCTCCAGTCGCCCTTTGTTTACCACCCTAAACCAGTCATCAATCATACAATCAAAACCTTTGCTGGTTAGCATTGGTGTCCAGTCTTTCAGGCCAATACTGCTCTGCTGATTATCTTTCCATAATGTGCCATTATCGAATGAGTTAAACTCATAGGATTCAGAAGCGAAGTCTGCCGAAATACGCTCTCTCGTTACGCCGTGCAGCCGATCCATCGAAGCGTGTAACAAGGTCTGTTTCTGCTGCCAGTGAACATCTATCCTGCCAAGCAAACCATTCTGCTGGTGATAAATCACATCCATATCATCCAGTGTGGATTTAGCAAAGATGTTCACACTGTCTAACGGATGAATAAAATCATCAAAAATAAAGTCTCTGACCTTTCCGGGCTGATTATGTCTGTGCTTTTCCCAACGTAACGAAAACAGATCGGGTCTTAAGCCTTGCTGTACGCCACTAAGAAACTTTGCCTGCAAAGGAAGGTGACGCCGGTTAAAGCCGACATACAGTGGCGTTTTATGTTTCTCGGCATACTCATAAAGTAGCTCACAATCAGCTGCGCTGTTTGCCAGAGGTTTATCAACAAACGTGGCAATACCGTGCTGCAGGAAAAAGCTGGCTACCTCAGTATGAACTGCTGTGGCGGCGTGAATCATTACCCCATCGATATTTGAGCCCAATAAGCTTTTATAATCGTTATTAAACTCTTTAATACGGTATTTATCTGCCATACCGGAGAGTACAGGTTTGCTGCGGCTACAAAGCACCAGCTCAATATCCGTTTTCTGTGTAATAACCGGCAGGTAAGCCTTTTGGGCAATATCCCCGAGACCGATAACAGCAATCTTCATTTTCAGGCTTCCTCTTAAGGTTTCAGCAAGGGTGAACAACATTACTTTATCAGATAGCAGAGTATTTGCTGTAAAGAGGTGCACAAAAGAAGTGAAAGAGGATTCTCCAGAACGGCAAAAGCCCCAGCATTTCTGCTGAGGCTTTCTAAATATGGTCAGTGAAGAGCTGAGTTCAGAAATAGCCGACCCCCTGACCCTTTGGTCTCGTTCATTGGTTAAATACAGAATTCAGAACGAAAAAAGCCTCGTCATAAAGACGAGGCTTTTCAGAATATGGTCGGTGAAGAGCCGAATTCAGGAATAGCCGAACCCCCGACCCTCAGGTTCCGTTCATTAACTAAATACGGAATTCCAAAATGACAAAAGCCCCAGCATTTCTGCTGAGGCTTTCTAAATGTGGTCGGTGAAGAGGGATTCGAACCCCCGACCCTCTGGTCCCAAACCAGATGCGCTACCAAGCTGCGCTATTCACCGAAATGTTGTTCTCATTTGAAATGCTGCCAGAGGGTCACCCTCTAGTCCCGCTATTCTAAAATCGGGATGCGCTACCAAGCTGCGCTATTCACCGAATTTGTTGTTCTTATCACTGAGAACGGATGCGTATAATACGGTAAATTTATCAGGACGCAAGCCATTTTATAAAGTTTTTTCTGAAATAAATCTGTTTGGTTAAAACAGAAGCAATCCGCCTTAAAGTGTGACTAAAAACGCAACAATAAAAACATACGCTTAACTATTTTGCCACAATTGATCTAGATCAGAACATAAAGCATACGCAACCTCTATGTTACTTATTGTCTTCACTAACGTTTTTAGGAGGAACTATGGACTTTTGGTTAGATCTTTTATTTGGCAACGCTGTAGGTTTGTCTTCCATGATAGTTATCTTTGGCGCCCTTGGTCTGATGCTATTTTTCGGTAGTTACTTCATTTATAAAGCGGTGAATGACAAATCTCCTCACTAGATCGCTTAGCAATTAAAGCTATTGCTCCGGAACAAATTGACTATTTGTTCCGGTTTTCTTTGTCTGAAATTTGCCCCTGCTGATATACTCTCTGTTATCCGGTTCCATACAGTTATCCTTCTATGTCTCAACACGATGATTTCGAGCTATTCCAGCAGATGATGGAAGATGTAAAACCCATCAAACAAGACACCGCAGAACTTAAAAAACAGCATCAGGTCACGGAAACGCACCTGACCAAGCAGAGAGCAGCAATGTGGCTTAGTGAACAAGAGCCCGATTACCTCTCCTTAGATCATGCTGTCATGCTTAAGCCGGAAGATATCATTGCTTTTAAGCGCGATGGTGTTCAGGAAGGCGTCTTCCGCAAACTCCGCCTTGGTAAATACCCGATACAAGCCAAACTGGATCTGCACAGAAGAACGCTAAAAGAAGCCAGAGACGAGATTATCCGCTTTCTGAAGCAGTGCCTGAGAATGGATATACGCACGGTTATTATCGTTCATGGTAAAGGAGAACGTTCTAACCCACCCGCTATGATGAAAAGCTATACGGCAAGCTGGCTGGAACAGATTAGCGATGTTATGTGTGTTCATTCTGCACAGCAGTTTCATGGTGGCTCCGGCGCGGTATATGTTCTTCTCAGAAAGAGTGCAGAGAAAAAAGCAGAAAACAGAGAGCGTCATCAAAAACGTATGGGTTAGACGATTATGTGGTAGACTTCCCCCTCTTCAGCTCTCCTCATCAGGAAAGTTTTTATTACCGTTGTGAAACGCAAGAGAAAATCTATGTCTTCTGAAATCCAGCTTAAACGCCTGAACAAGTTTATTAGCGAAACAGGATTCTGTTCCCGCCGCGAAGCAGACCGCCTTATTGAACAAGGACGCGTCAGTATAAATGGTAACCAGCCAGAAATGGGCACTAAAGTGCACCCGGACGACGATGTACTGGTCGATGGCAAACCACTAAGGGCGAAAGCTAAACCCATCTATATTGCTCTTAACAAGCCCACCGGCATCACCTGCACTACCGAACGCGATGTCGAGGGAAATATTGTCGACTTTATCGGTCTTAAACAGCGCATTTTTCCTATAGGACGCCTGGATAAGCCCTCTGATGGTTTGATTTTCCTCACCAATGACGGCGATATCGTCAATAAGATCCTTCGCGCAGGCAATAACCACGAAAAAGAGTATGTAGTAAGGGTCGATAAACCAGTGAGCAAACAGTTTCTTGACAAGATGGCATCGGGTGTCGAAATTCTTGATACCGTAACACTGCCATGTAAAGTGACTCAGGAGACCCGTTACTCGTTCAGAATTACCCTGACGCAAGGCTTGAACAGACAAATCCGCAGAATGTGTGAAGCACTTGGTTACGAGGTATTTAAGCTACGCAGAGTGCGTATTATGAATATCACCATTGATGGTATACCGAATGGTAAATGGCGTTATCTGACCGACAGCGAAGTGGCCGAAATTACCCATATGATTTCGGGCTCAAGTGGTACAGAAGAAGCCTCCTCTAAAGACAATAAAGGGAAGAAAATTAGCAAGGCCACAGACGCCAAGCTATTTGACAGCCGGGAAGAAAACCAGCACTCAAAAGCGCGAAGAAACCAGAAGCATAAAACCTTTAAAGGCAACAATGCCGAGAAGTATCGTCATGCTCCGGGTAAAGGGAAAACCAATAAAAACAGCAGCAGAGTAAACAAAACTTCTGAGAAAACGCCGGCTAAACGTATTGGTGGTACTCTATCCCTGAACAAATAATCTGACAAAGTAATATCAGGGCAGCCCGGCTGCCCTGTTTTTTCAGGTTAAACTAACAAACTCGGCCTGGGTTAGCTTTGCTAAATCCTCAGGAGACAACTCTATCTCCAGCCCCCTTTTGCCGGCTGATACACAGATGGTCTGCTGACCAACTGCTGATGCATCAATAAAAGTTGGCAACGCTTTTTTCTGTCCCAAAGGGCTTATACCTCCGACAACATATCCTGTCACTTTCTGGGCAATATCCGGGTCCGCCATATCGGCTTTTTTCGCCTTAGCCGCTTTGGCTGCATTCTTCAGATTGAGCTTCTGCTTTACCGGAACCACGGCAACAGCCAACTGCTTCGGCTCTCCGTTGAGACAAAACAGCAGAGTCTTAAACACCTGCTCTGCAGGTTGCCCTAGCACCTCAATCGCCTCCAGACCGTAACTGGAGTGCGATGGGTTATGCTTGTATTGATGAATCTTGAATGTAACCTTGCTCTTCTTAGCGGCATTGATAGCGGGCGTCATAAAGTACCTGAAAATTAGACAGAAAAAAGGCGATGCAGTTGCATCGCCTTAATCTACGTCGGATTATCAGTAATCGTCAAGATTACTTATAAACGATTTCACCTTTTGGCTCAAACTTGCTTACGTCGATTGGGCTGTTCTTCTCAAGGAAATCTTTAAGAACCTCAGCATCTACGAAGCCAGTGTTAACGTGGCCAGGGTTAGCAGTTAGTTTAGGATAGCCGTCACCACCTGCTGCATTAAAGCTTGGTACTGTAAAGCGGTAAGTCTTAGCCATATCTAGTGGCTTACCACCGATCATTACGTTGCTTACTTTACCGTCAGCAACAGTCATAGAAATACCAGCGAACTGAGCGTATGCACCAGAGTCAACAGGCTTAGTTGCAACAACGTTCAGGTAATCCAGTACTTCAGCACCAGACATGTCGTTAGTAGTGATTGCGTTACCAAATGGCTGTACAGTCAGAACATCTTTATAAGTAACGTCACCAGCTTCGATTGACGCACGAACACCACCAGAGTTCATTACTGCGAAGTCTGCATTGGTACGTGCCATATGTGCAGAAGCAATCAGACGGCCAAGGTTAGTCTGCTTGAAGCGAACGATGTTACGCTCACCAACCAGCGTACCGTTAGTTTCAGCGATCTTGCCTTCTAGCTGAGCTTTACCCTTCTCTTGGTAAGGCTGCAGGAATGCGATCATCTCAGCATCCTGAGGGATCTCTTTCTGGATAAATACGCGCTTCTTCTTACCGTCAACCTTGATCTTCTTCTTCAGGTTAACGGGAACTAGATCGTAGCTTACCATCTCTAACTCACCGTTGCGGAATTCGTAGTCAGCACGACCAACGTATTTACCCCACTCGTGAGCCTGAACAATCCAAGTACCATTTTGGTTGTCTGGCTTACACTCATCACCCGGCTTGAACTTTTTGTTCATTACGTTCGGGCCTTCCATACATACTGGCTCCTGAGAGTGACCACCAACGATCATGTCCAGAGAACCTTCATCAAGGAAGCGTGCAAGAGCTACGTCACCCGGTGCGTTGACACCACGGTTGCCATCTTCGTAGTGACCCATATGAGTCAGAGCAAAGATTAGATCAGGTTTTTCAGTCTTTTCGATT contains:
- the rluF gene encoding 23S rRNA pseudouridine(2604) synthase RluF; protein product: MSSEIQLKRLNKFISETGFCSRREADRLIEQGRVSINGNQPEMGTKVHPDDDVLVDGKPLRAKAKPIYIALNKPTGITCTTERDVEGNIVDFIGLKQRIFPIGRLDKPSDGLIFLTNDGDIVNKILRAGNNHEKEYVVRVDKPVSKQFLDKMASGVEILDTVTLPCKVTQETRYSFRITLTQGLNRQIRRMCEALGYEVFKLRRVRIMNITIDGIPNGKWRYLTDSEVAEITHMISGSSGTEEASSKDNKGKKISKATDAKLFDSREENQHSKARRNQKHKTFKGNNAEKYRHAPGKGKTNKNSSRVNKTSEKTPAKRIGGTLSLNK
- a CDS encoding TraB/GumN family protein, which codes for MKNKIQLALLSVLILFTNPAISEPLHWQASKDGRTFMILGSIHLGTPDMYPLPERVVDFLKSGDGLVTEIDLNASGQQTITADKQPLTREILSDAQLATLSKINRTLGYPDEAFFDLPAWQTALTLQVGQLTSLGYKTDLGIDNYFTVQAAKNNIPVFGLESVGYQLGLFTDDVRISKWLLTNTVDYWQENQQISRCLADSWKSGNAAHLASLAQESKINDFISERFIYKRNRDWADKLSNRQFLKDGRYLVVVGALHLVGEQNLIQLLRQKGYQIELLSRPEAVSCH
- a CDS encoding DUF3149 domain-containing protein produces the protein MDFWLDLLFGNAVGLSSMIVIFGALGLMLFFGSYFIYKAVNDKSPH
- the ybaK gene encoding Cys-tRNA(Pro) deacylase, which gives rise to MTPAINAAKKSKVTFKIHQYKHNPSHSSYGLEAIEVLGQPAEQVFKTLLFCLNGEPKQLAVAVVPVKQKLNLKNAAKAAKAKKADMADPDIAQKVTGYVVGGISPLGQKKALPTFIDASAVGQQTICVSAGKRGLEIELSPEDLAKLTQAEFVSLT
- the ushA gene encoding bifunctional UDP-sugar hydrolase/5'-nucleotidase UshA, which translates into the protein MKQRLLLKTAVSTAILATLAGCASGPAWEQDQTYKLTVLHTNDNHGRFWSNKYGEYGMAARKTLIDQIRAEVAAEGGSVLLLSGGDINTGVPESDLQDAEPDFKGMSKIGYDAMALGNHEFDNPLSVLEKQIDWANFPVLSANIYDKATGKRKYQAYQMVEKQGIKIALIGLTTEDTAKIGNPEYISGLEFRDPKVEAKKLIAEIEKTEKPDLIFALTHMGHYEDGNRGVNAPGDVALARFLDEGSLDMIVGGHSQEPVCMEGPNVMNKKFKPGDECKPDNQNGTWIVQAHEWGKYVGRADYEFRNGELEMVSYDLVPVNLKKKIKVDGKKKRVFIQKEIPQDAEMIAFLQPYQEKGKAQLEGKIAETNGTLVGERNIVRFKQTNLGRLIASAHMARTNADFAVMNSGGVRASIEAGDVTYKDVLTVQPFGNAITTNDMSGAEVLDYLNVVATKPVDSGAYAQFAGISMTVADGKVSNVMIGGKPLDMAKTYRFTVPSFNAAGGDGYPKLTANPGHVNTGFVDAEVLKDFLEKNSPIDVSKFEPKGEIVYK
- a CDS encoding Gfo/Idh/MocA family protein, with protein sequence MKIAVIGLGDIAQKAYLPVITQKTDIELVLCSRSKPVLSGMADKYRIKEFNNDYKSLLGSNIDGVMIHAATAVHTEVASFFLQHGIATFVDKPLANSAADCELLYEYAEKHKTPLYVGFNRRHLPLQAKFLSGVQQGLRPDLFSLRWEKHRHNQPGKVRDFIFDDFIHPLDSVNIFAKSTLDDMDVIYHQQNGLLGRIDVHWQQKQTLLHASMDRLHGVTRERISADFASESYEFNSFDNGTLWKDNQQSSIGLKDWTPMLTSKGFDCMIDDWFRVVNKGRLESEVINRNIATHQLAEQLCNKIGKL
- the smrA gene encoding DNA endonuclease SmrA, with the protein product MSQHDDFELFQQMMEDVKPIKQDTAELKKQHQVTETHLTKQRAAMWLSEQEPDYLSLDHAVMLKPEDIIAFKRDGVQEGVFRKLRLGKYPIQAKLDLHRRTLKEARDEIIRFLKQCLRMDIRTVIIVHGKGERSNPPAMMKSYTASWLEQISDVMCVHSAQQFHGGSGAVYVLLRKSAEKKAENRERHQKRMG